Genomic window (Kwoniella botswanensis chromosome 1, complete sequence):
AGGTATAGGGTATCTTGCACAAGGGAGTTGAGTTACTTGCTGCTCATATTGACAAATGGTCTGATGTTCGATTGATTCCCATAGGTAATTGAAAGTTCCCTCGATATACTCTGTAAGACCGCTGCACACTCCGAGTAAGCAAGGGGGTGTGTTGTAGGGTGGACAAAACTGGAATATAATGTAACAGGGGTCAGCATTGCTCTATGGGTGTTGTCCGGGTACACTGAGCAGTATATGGTGGGACGGTCGGGTGAGGTATCGTTGTATGGCTTATAAGTGATCTGGCTTGGTAAAGTCAGGGTCTCGGTCGGTTCGAAACTTGGAGATGCCATCTTGACGTACAGTCGTAATTCTATAGTCTCGATGTTAGTGCAGTAAGTATAAGTGTAAGTCAGACTCACTTGAAAATCTCACTTCGGGAATATGTTTTGGTCAGGTTATAACTCATGATGTTCATCGAGCATTGGAGCCAGTCGCTTAGTGCTACTGACCTTGACTGAGTTTCAACTCATGAGAGTGTCCAACTGCCAAAGAGGGGCATTGACAAAAGGAAGATGACTGGTGGAACAAGTTTGTCtctgacatgatgatgacctCAAGATTTGGTTGCCAGACTTCAACATGACAAAGGATGTTAGACAGCGTGATGTTCCGACATCCGCCTGCCATGTTCAGCCTCCTCAACGATATACGGTCGAACGATGAGGAGGTTGGTGTCGACTGAAAACGATCACTGCCAACGCTctagatgaagatgcttatcttcttccgtgATCACAAATATGCATCCCATCTAGAGTATACTACAGTTTCATGTTTAAGCAGGGATCAAACCTTTCTCTTCGAGATACTTGACGATGATCTCAACTGCGCCAGCAACGTCGACTTGGTCAGTCCTGATGTGGATTTCAGGCTTGGCGGGAGCCTCGTATGGTGCAGAGATACCAGTGAAGTCTGTGAAAGAGAGACAAAAATAGTCAGTAAGTGGAATATCTTTCGCGTGGTGGGACATCGCCATAGAACGTGGAGCGTTTGAAATGACACGATTGGATTGCGCACTGGTCCTTTCCTCCACGAGCGACTGACTGACTACTTCATCTCCGTCTCCCATTCTACTCTCTTGACAACAGCCTACATTCACTTCATTGCACTCACCTTTGATTTCACCAGCCCTAGCCTTCTTGTACAAACCCTTTGgatctctcttctccacaACATCTAAAGGGGCATCCACGTAAACTTCGATGAATGGAATAGCTGGAGAGTGGTTCTCGTGCAAGGTTCGAGCGAGCTCTCGATCAGAGATGTAAggggagatgaaagctgtTATGGCGATtgtggatgagagagagaagagaagggataCTTCGCCTATTCTTCGGATCTGCATTCAGAACGATCCATTAGCCAGTCGGAAAAGCGAGCGAGAGGGGCT
Coding sequences:
- a CDS encoding adenylylsulfate kinase gives rise to the protein MATNITFHPGSVTQDERDQLLNQKGATIWLTGLSASGKSTIATALEQHLLHKKLHAYRLDGDNIRFGLNKDLGFDQASRVENIRRIGEVSLLFSLSSTIAITAFISPYISDRELARTLHENHSPAIPFIEVYVDAPLDVVEKRDPKGLYKKARAGEIKDFTGISAPYEAPAKPEIHIRTDQVDVAGAVEIIVKYLEEKGLIPA